Proteins co-encoded in one Novosphingobium sp. PP1Y genomic window:
- a CDS encoding TolC family protein produces MSDLPSYRSTLAAMALALLLAGCTANPAELGGLQPAAEPVEAGSEAAAAESGEWMPLWWQTAGDPVLADLVERGLKANPSLVCDSLSLQARELQADAAARKLGSRIQRLFNASAKNADEAASQARAYRHADRRAHVAADIAAAYFEVRRLQETFGLRAKMLEQFNDNAEIAGFRREAGLAPGLDSGLAGSLVSVTQSDLDASREKLEAAKRELARLTGMELEGLAATLGDDGKVPDIAANVAGTTRLSAAHRADLLALENSLIADMTRQKVTQEDLDAVLSGDTETAPADSPAALAIAKYREAQRDAFAEMTRDREAVAAAAVRQAKLENSGRGARMTAKDARLAYRSGTGDFSTVYVAEAAALAVEEARIRARADLAAASIRLWTAQGRGWSEADLAAPAPGVGVLPEVTVCE; encoded by the coding sequence GTGTCGGACCTCCCTTCATACCGTTCCACCCTTGCGGCCATGGCGCTGGCGCTGCTGCTGGCGGGATGCACCGCGAACCCGGCCGAGCTGGGAGGATTGCAACCGGCCGCCGAGCCGGTCGAGGCGGGAAGCGAAGCCGCGGCGGCAGAGAGCGGGGAGTGGATGCCGCTATGGTGGCAGACCGCAGGCGATCCGGTTCTGGCCGATCTTGTCGAAAGGGGCCTGAAGGCCAATCCATCCCTCGTCTGCGACAGCCTCAGCCTGCAGGCCAGGGAACTCCAGGCCGATGCGGCGGCAAGAAAGTTGGGATCGCGCATCCAGCGCCTGTTCAATGCCAGCGCGAAGAATGCCGACGAAGCGGCCAGCCAGGCCCGAGCCTATCGCCATGCCGATCGCCGGGCCCATGTCGCGGCGGACATCGCTGCCGCCTATTTCGAAGTGCGTCGGCTGCAGGAAACCTTCGGCCTGCGCGCAAAGATGCTCGAGCAGTTCAACGACAATGCGGAAATCGCCGGCTTTCGTCGCGAGGCGGGACTGGCGCCGGGCCTCGATTCGGGGTTGGCCGGTTCCTTGGTTTCGGTGACGCAAAGCGATCTCGATGCCTCCCGCGAGAAGCTCGAGGCCGCCAAGCGCGAATTGGCGCGGCTTACCGGCATGGAACTCGAAGGGCTCGCGGCCACGCTCGGCGATGACGGGAAGGTTCCCGATATCGCCGCGAACGTGGCGGGGACGACTCGTCTTTCGGCGGCGCACCGGGCGGACCTGCTGGCACTGGAGAACAGCCTGATCGCGGACATGACGCGCCAGAAGGTCACGCAGGAGGATCTCGATGCCGTACTCTCCGGCGATACCGAGACGGCACCAGCGGATTCGCCCGCCGCCCTGGCGATCGCCAAGTATCGCGAAGCCCAGCGCGATGCCTTTGCCGAGATGACGCGCGACCGCGAGGCGGTTGCGGCAGCGGCCGTGCGACAGGCGAAGCTGGAGAACAGCGGGCGCGGCGCCCGTATGACGGCGAAGGATGCGCGCCTTGCCTATCGCTCGGGAACCGGGGACTTCTCGACGGTTTACGTGGCGGAGGCAGCGGCGCTCGCCGTCGAGGAAGCGAGGATCAGGGCGCGGGCGGATCTCGCCGCGGCTTCGATCCGCCTGTGGACGGCGCAGGGCCGCGGCTGGAGCGAGGCAGACCTTGCGGCCCCTGCTCCGGGTGTGGGCGTCTTGCCCGAGGTGACGGTCTGTGAGTGA